The following are encoded together in the Thunnus maccoyii chromosome 18, fThuMac1.1, whole genome shotgun sequence genome:
- the rnf151 gene encoding RING finger protein 151, protein MADPEVSTQSGGYDVELFVDTPDYDLICTICQGVLRCPVRAACHHIFCKKCILQWLKRQETCPCCRKPVNPSLIFVMFKLSKSIGRMKIKCKNEIRGCAETFPLSEQYCHSMSCLYELIPCPYQGCRAQLLRRDLDTHARHCDHWRQPCHMGCGTILSHRTEAQHNCYKQLRQEYEARQRNHRAIATALQRKMRRMQSTMAHMKRQIGLICESLEVMDDLHEVEEEDAGESSGSSGGTPSSNNSNC, encoded by the exons ATG GCGGACCCAGAGGTGTCAACACAGAGCGGGGGCTATGATGTGGAGCTGTTTGTGGACACTCCAGACTACGATCTGATCTGCACCATTTGCCAGGGGGTCCTCAGGTGTCCAGTAAGAGCTGCATGCCACCACATCTTCTGCAAGAAATGCATCCTACAGTGGCTGAAGAG ACAGGAGACCTGCCCCTGCTGTAGAAAGCCAGTGAACCCAAGCTTGATCTTTGTCATGTTCAAGCTGAGCAAATCTATTGGACGCATGAAGATCAAG TGTAAGAATGAGATCCGTGGTTGTGCAGAGACCTTCCCCCTCTCAGAGCAGTACTGCCACAGCATGAGCTGTCTGTACGAGCTCATCCCCTGCCCGTACCAGGGCTGTCGCGCACAGCTCCTCCGCAGGGACCTGGACACCCACGCACGCCACTGTGACCACTGGCGCCAGCCCTGCCACATGGGTTGTGGCACGATACTCTCCCACCGCACCGAGGCTCAACACAACTGCTACAAGCAGCTGAGGCAGGAGTACGAAGCCAGGCAGAGGAACCACAGGGCCATCGCCACTGCCctgcagaggaagatgaggaggatgcAGAGCACCATGGCccacatgaagagacagatagGGCTGATCTGTGAGAGCCTGGAGGTGATGGACGACCTGCacgaggtggaggaggaggacgcCGGAGAGAGCAGCGGCAGCTCCGGTGGGACTCCAAGtagcaacaacagcaactgcTGA
- the rps2 gene encoding 40S ribosomal protein S2: MADDAGGRGGFRGGFGAGGRGGRGRGRGRGRGRGRGARGGKSEDKEWVPVTKLGRLVKDMKIKSLEEIYLYSLPIKESEIIDFFLGSGLKDEVLKIMPVQKQTRAGQRTRFKAFVAIGDYNGHVGLGVKCSKEVATAIRGAIILAKLSIVPVRRGYWGNKIGKPHTVPCKVTGRCGSVLVRLIPAPRGTGIVSAPVPKKLLMMAGIDDCYTSARGCTATLGNFAKATFDAISKTYSYLTPDLWKETVFTKSPYQEFTDHLAKTHTRVSVQRGQAVQAASS, encoded by the exons ATGGCGGACGACGCCGGTGGTAGAGGAGGTTTTCGCGGAGGTTTTGGCGCAGGTGGCCGCGGCGGCCGGGGCCGTGGACGCGGCAGAGGCCGTGGCAGGGGCCGTGGTGCCCGGGGCGGCAAGTCCGAGGACAAGGAG TGGGTGCCAGTCACCAAGCTGGGCCGCCTTGTTAAGGACATGAAGATCAAGTCCCTGGAGGAGATCTACCTGTACTCTCTGCCCATCAAG gaGTCTGAGATCATCGACTTCTTCTTGGGTTCTGGTCTGAAGGATGAGGTGCTTAAGATCATGCCCGTCCAGAAGCAGACCAGGGCCGGTCAGCGCACCAGGTTCAAG gccTTTGTCGCCATTGGTGACTACAACGGCCACGTCGGTCTGGGTGTGAAGTGCTCCAAAGAGGTGGCCACAGCCATCCGTGGAGCCATCATCCTGGCCAAGCTGTCCATCGTCCCTGTCAGGAGAGGTTACTGGGGTAACAAGATCGGTAAGCCCCACACCGTGCCCTGCAAGGTGACTGGACGCTGCGGCTCTGTCCTGGTGCGTCTCATCCCTGCGCCCCGTGGTACCGGCATTGTGTCCGCTCCTGTGCCCAAGAAGCTGCTCATGATGGCCGGTATCGACGATTGTTACACCTCCGCAAGAGGCTGCACTGCCACCCTCGGCAACTTTG CTAAGGCCACCTTTGATGCCATCTCCAAGACTTACAGCTACCTGACCCCTGATCTCTGGAAGGAGACCGTCTTCACAAAGTCTCCCTACCAG GAGTTCACTGACCATCTGGCCAAGACTCACACCAGGGTGTCTGTGCAGAGAGGCCAGGCAGTCCAGGCAGCTTCCTCCTAA